Proteins from one Embleya scabrispora genomic window:
- a CDS encoding N-acyl-D-amino-acid deacylase family protein has translation MANHDLVIKGGIVVDGSGNPRLRADVAITDGVITAIGRVPAEDADRVIDATGLIVAPGFIDLHTHYDGQVFWDPYLTTSGPHGVTSVVTGNCGFGFAPVREDMRDRAMLSMTAVEDIPTETLREGMPWDWVTFPEYLDSVERTPKAVNVLPYVPVNPLLIWVLGLERAKAGALPTDAEHAELARLLTEAMDAGAGGWSAQCLGEPGNPNGRLMQGDFDGTPMPTDIMWPQTRLALAEALAGQGRGFMQVSGTQITEEEYEHLVEVSGRPLIWNAVIANSRSGGLYKRKIEWLRRCQERGIPIYGQAMTTDVPVPFSFLYGGVSTRPPVATIFAAETVEAKIALLNDPAIRAELREFDPLFYHLYPDMKLHRTFTDEYKPYEGLSFKEIGARLDRHPVDVLCDVTIADGLTTEVHTGQFNATLEGLKELVDYEYLLPGLSDGGAHLKTLSAGMYGTEYIVEYVRKHAWTSLEQAHWRLSGLPARCAGFTDRGVLRVGAAADIIVYDYDELAYGDPKFVHDLPGGQLRTVIDAKGYRHILVNGRVTVENDEPTGVHSGELLRHGRANPR, from the coding sequence ATGGCGAACCACGACCTGGTCATCAAGGGCGGCATCGTCGTCGACGGCTCCGGCAACCCGCGCCTTCGCGCGGACGTCGCGATCACCGACGGCGTGATCACCGCGATCGGACGCGTCCCCGCCGAGGACGCGGATCGGGTGATCGACGCGACCGGGCTGATCGTCGCGCCCGGCTTCATCGACCTGCACACGCACTACGATGGCCAGGTCTTCTGGGACCCGTATCTGACCACGTCCGGCCCGCACGGGGTGACCTCCGTGGTCACCGGCAACTGCGGCTTCGGCTTCGCCCCGGTACGCGAGGACATGCGCGATCGCGCGATGTTGTCGATGACCGCCGTCGAGGACATCCCCACCGAGACCCTGCGCGAGGGCATGCCCTGGGACTGGGTCACCTTCCCCGAGTACCTGGACAGCGTCGAGCGCACCCCCAAGGCGGTCAACGTACTGCCCTACGTCCCGGTGAACCCGCTGCTGATCTGGGTGCTCGGCCTGGAGCGGGCGAAGGCCGGCGCACTGCCCACGGACGCCGAACACGCCGAACTGGCCCGCCTGTTGACCGAGGCGATGGACGCCGGCGCGGGCGGCTGGTCGGCGCAGTGCCTGGGCGAGCCGGGCAACCCGAACGGCCGGCTGATGCAGGGCGACTTCGACGGTACGCCTATGCCCACCGACATCATGTGGCCGCAGACCCGCCTGGCCCTGGCCGAGGCGCTGGCCGGACAGGGCCGAGGCTTCATGCAGGTGTCCGGTACGCAGATCACCGAGGAGGAGTACGAACACCTCGTCGAGGTCAGCGGCCGGCCGCTGATCTGGAACGCGGTGATCGCCAACTCGCGCAGCGGCGGCCTGTACAAGCGCAAGATCGAGTGGCTGCGCCGCTGCCAGGAGCGCGGCATCCCGATCTACGGCCAGGCGATGACCACCGACGTCCCGGTGCCGTTCAGCTTCCTGTACGGCGGCGTGTCCACCCGCCCGCCGGTGGCCACGATCTTCGCGGCCGAGACCGTCGAGGCCAAGATCGCGCTGCTGAACGACCCGGCGATCCGCGCCGAACTGCGGGAATTCGACCCGCTGTTCTACCACCTGTACCCGGACATGAAGCTGCACCGCACCTTCACCGACGAGTACAAGCCGTACGAGGGCCTGTCGTTCAAGGAGATCGGCGCACGGCTCGACCGGCATCCGGTGGACGTGCTGTGCGACGTCACCATCGCCGACGGGCTGACCACGGAGGTGCACACCGGCCAGTTCAACGCCACGTTGGAGGGCCTGAAGGAACTCGTGGACTACGAGTACCTGTTGCCCGGCCTGTCCGATGGCGGCGCACACCTCAAGACGCTGAGCGCGGGCATGTACGGCACCGAGTACATCGTCGAATACGTCCGCAAGCACGCCTGGACCTCACTGGAGCAGGCCCACTGGCGGTTGTCCGGACTGCCCGCCCGGTGTGCGGGCTTCACCGACCGCGGCGTGCTGCGCGTCGGCGCGGCGGCCGACATCATCGTCTACGACTACGACGAACTGGCCTACGGTGACCCGAAGTTCGTCCACGACCTGCCCGGCGGCCAACTGCGTACCGTGATCGACGCGAAGGGCTACCGGCACATCCTGGTCAACGGCCGGGTGACGGTCGAGAACGACGAGCCCACCGGCGTGCACAGCGGCGAACTCCTGCGCCACGGAAGGGCGAACCCCCGCTGA
- a CDS encoding TetR/AcrR family transcriptional regulator → MPRDSGPTRRRIVEAAEILFARHGLDVPLQDITRAAGQRNAGAIHYHFGGREGLLRAIVEQHVPVVYARRQALLAAARERPERLSGFARAIVLPITELLNGSPADRAYLQISVELLRDTTSPVTPLLGGEDVQDVVDAVAAARPDLAATALQARTFLVTQMVGMLCAARAARHDRPPRPDGIAPTGLLGPEAFDDHLTAIVAGALAGD, encoded by the coding sequence ATGCCCCGTGACTCCGGCCCCACCAGGCGCCGCATCGTCGAGGCCGCCGAGATCTTGTTCGCGCGGCACGGTCTCGACGTGCCGTTGCAGGACATCACCCGCGCGGCGGGGCAGCGCAATGCCGGTGCGATCCACTACCACTTCGGCGGGCGCGAGGGTTTGTTGCGGGCGATCGTCGAGCAGCACGTGCCGGTCGTGTACGCCCGCCGCCAGGCGCTGCTCGCCGCGGCCCGTGAGCGGCCGGAGCGGCTGTCCGGGTTCGCCCGCGCGATCGTGCTGCCGATCACCGAGTTGCTGAACGGCTCGCCGGCCGACCGGGCCTACCTCCAGATCTCGGTGGAACTGCTGCGCGACACGACCTCGCCGGTGACCCCGCTGCTCGGCGGGGAGGACGTACAGGACGTGGTGGACGCGGTGGCCGCGGCCCGCCCCGACCTGGCCGCGACCGCGCTCCAGGCCCGCACCTTCCTGGTCACCCAGATGGTCGGCATGTTGTGCGCGGCGCGCGCCGCCCGGCACGACCGCCCGCCGCGACCGGACGGGATCGCGCCGACCGGGCTGCTCGGCCCAGAGGCGTTCGACGACCACCTCACGGCGATCGTCGCCGGCGCCCTCGCCGGCGACTGA